A genomic region of Serratia fonticola contains the following coding sequences:
- a CDS encoding cupin domain-containing protein gives MDYQLDLNWNDFLQRYWQKRPVILKRGFKSFIDPISPDELAGLAMENEVDSRLVSHQDGRWQVAHGPFESFDHLGENNWSLLVQAVDHWHEASSALMRPFRQLPDWRMDDLMISFSVPGGGVGPHLDQYDVFIIQGTGRRRWRVGEKVPMKQHCPHPDLLQIEPFDAIIDEEMEPGDILYIPPGFPHEGYALENSLNYSVGFRAPNGRELVSGYADYVLAHELGSQRYSDPDIAQRESPADMLPQEVEALRQMILDLVQQPEHFHHWLGEFISQSRHELDIAPPEPPYQAGEIYELLQQGESLQRLGGLRVLRVGDRCFVNGELIDTEHQLAANALCQNFSVDAQMLGEAVDDPSFLALLTALINSGYWYFND, from the coding sequence ATGGATTACCAATTAGATCTGAACTGGAACGACTTTTTGCAGCGTTACTGGCAAAAGCGCCCAGTTATTCTCAAGCGCGGTTTCAAAAGCTTTATCGATCCGATTTCCCCGGATGAGCTGGCCGGATTGGCGATGGAAAACGAAGTGGACAGCCGCTTGGTGAGCCATCAGGACGGCCGCTGGCAAGTGGCGCACGGTCCCTTCGAAAGCTTCGACCATTTGGGTGAAAACAACTGGTCATTGCTGGTTCAGGCTGTTGATCACTGGCATGAAGCTTCCAGCGCGTTGATGCGCCCTTTCCGTCAACTGCCTGATTGGCGCATGGACGACCTGATGATTTCGTTCTCGGTGCCCGGTGGCGGCGTTGGCCCACACCTCGATCAGTACGATGTGTTTATCATTCAGGGCACGGGCCGTCGCCGCTGGCGTGTTGGTGAAAAGGTGCCGATGAAGCAGCACTGTCCGCATCCGGACCTGCTGCAAATAGAACCCTTTGATGCCATCATTGACGAAGAAATGGAGCCAGGCGATATCTTGTATATCCCACCGGGTTTCCCGCATGAGGGCTACGCACTGGAAAATTCACTCAATTACTCTGTGGGTTTCCGTGCGCCAAATGGCCGCGAGTTGGTAAGCGGTTATGCCGATTATGTTCTGGCCCACGAACTGGGTAGCCAGCGCTACAGCGATCCGGACATTGCACAACGCGAGAGCCCGGCCGACATGCTGCCGCAGGAAGTCGAGGCACTGCGCCAGATGATACTGGATCTGGTTCAACAGCCAGAACACTTCCATCACTGGCTCGGCGAGTTTATTTCGCAGTCGCGCCATGAACTGGATATCGCGCCGCCAGAACCGCCTTATCAGGCCGGAGAAATCTACGAACTGCTGCAACAGGGCGAATCCTTGCAACGTCTGGGCGGGTTGCGTGTGCTGCGTGTGGGAGATCGGTGCTTCGTGAACGGGGAGTTGATCGATACTGAACACCAGCTGGCCGCCAATGCACTGTGCCAGAATTTTAGCGTTGATGCGCAAATGTTGGGGGAAGCCGTGGACGATCCTTCCTTCCTGGCGCTGCTGACGGCGCTGATCAACAGCGGCTACTGGTATTTTAACGACTAA
- the phoQ gene encoding two-component system sensor histidine kinase PhoQ — protein MMFKNKKPFSLRARFLMATAGVILALSLSYGLVAVVGYIVSFDKTSFRLLRGESNLFFSLAQWKDHKLTIAMPPELDLNSPTLVFIYDDKGHLLWSQRSVPELEKLIQKEWLEESGFYEIDTDTRVSSEVLGDNPKAQDQLKNYDDTDQNALTHSVAVNTYAATPRLPALTIVVVDSIPQELQRSDVVWEWFNYVLLANLLLVVPLLWLAAYWSLRPIKALVAQVGELENGEREQLDENPPSELRSLVRNLNILVRNERQRYTKYRTTLSDLTHSLKTPLAVLQTTLRSLRSSKQTTIEEVEPIMLEQISRISQQIGYYLHRASINSGQTVLTREIHSVCALLDSLSIALNKVYQRKGVVITLDISPEVTFMGDKNDFMEVMGNVLENACKYCLEFVEITSLHSDKHLTIVIDDDGPGIPESKRELIFQRGQRVDTLRPGQGIGLSVAAEIIEQYDGQITISDSPLGGARMEVTFARQHDSHHHE, from the coding sequence ATGATGTTCAAAAATAAAAAACCGTTCTCACTGCGCGCGCGCTTTCTGATGGCAACCGCCGGGGTGATCCTGGCGCTGTCGCTCTCCTATGGGTTGGTGGCGGTGGTCGGTTATATTGTCAGCTTTGATAAAACCTCGTTCCGCCTGCTGCGCGGTGAGAGCAACCTGTTTTTCAGCCTGGCGCAGTGGAAGGATCACAAGCTGACCATTGCCATGCCCCCCGAACTCGATCTCAACTCACCGACGTTGGTCTTTATCTATGACGATAAGGGCCATTTGCTGTGGAGCCAGCGCTCGGTGCCGGAGTTGGAAAAACTGATCCAGAAAGAGTGGCTGGAAGAGTCCGGTTTTTATGAGATCGACACCGATACCCGTGTCAGTAGCGAAGTGCTGGGCGACAACCCTAAAGCCCAGGATCAGTTGAAAAACTACGATGACACCGATCAGAATGCGTTAACCCACTCGGTAGCCGTCAATACCTATGCTGCAACGCCGCGCCTACCTGCCTTGACGATTGTGGTGGTCGACAGTATCCCGCAAGAATTACAGCGTTCAGACGTGGTCTGGGAGTGGTTCAACTATGTGCTGCTGGCCAACCTGCTGTTAGTGGTGCCGTTGCTGTGGTTGGCTGCCTATTGGAGTCTGCGCCCGATCAAGGCGTTGGTGGCTCAGGTGGGTGAACTGGAGAATGGTGAGCGCGAACAACTGGACGAAAATCCACCCAGCGAGCTGCGTAGTCTGGTGCGCAACCTCAATATTCTGGTACGCAATGAACGACAGCGTTATACCAAATATCGCACTACCCTGTCCGACCTGACCCACAGCCTTAAAACGCCGCTGGCGGTGTTGCAAACCACGCTGCGCTCGCTGCGTTCCAGCAAGCAGACCACCATCGAAGAAGTAGAACCTATCATGCTCGAGCAGATAAGCCGCATCTCACAACAGATAGGTTATTACCTGCACCGTGCGAGCATCAACTCAGGTCAGACGGTGTTGACCCGTGAAATCCATTCGGTTTGTGCCCTGCTGGATAGTCTGAGCATTGCGTTGAATAAGGTTTATCAGCGTAAGGGCGTGGTGATCACCCTTGATATCTCGCCAGAAGTGACCTTCATGGGGGATAAAAACGACTTTATGGAAGTGATGGGCAACGTGTTGGAAAATGCCTGCAAATACTGCCTGGAGTTTGTTGAAATCACTTCACTGCATTCCGACAAACACCTGACTATCGTGATCGATGACGACGGTCCCGGCATACCAGAAAGCAAACGCGAACTGATTTTCCAGCGCGGCCAGCGCGTAGATACTCTTCGCCCAGGCCAAGGCATTGGCCTGTCGGTGGCCGCCGAGATCATCGAGCAATATGATGGCCAAATTACCATCAGTGACAGCCCGCTTGGCGGAGCGCGCATGGAAGTCACTTTCGCCCGCCAGCACGATTCCCACCACCACGAGTAA
- the phoP gene encoding two-component system response regulator PhoP, with translation MRVLVVEDNGLLRHHLSVQMREMGHQVDAAEDAKEADYFLQEHAPDIAIVDLGLPGEDGLSLIRRWRANQMKLPILVLTARESWQDKVAVLEAGADDYVTKPFHLEEVIARMQALMRRNSGLASQVIVLPPFQIDLSRRELSVNEQQIKLTAFEYTIIETLIRNAGKVVSKDSLMLQLYPDAELRESHTIDVLMGRLRKKLQAEYPQEVITTVRGQGYRFDTK, from the coding sequence ATGCGAGTACTGGTTGTTGAAGATAATGGCCTGCTGCGCCACCACCTCTCTGTGCAAATGCGCGAAATGGGGCATCAGGTCGATGCCGCAGAAGACGCCAAAGAAGCCGACTATTTCCTGCAGGAACATGCCCCAGATATTGCTATTGTCGATCTCGGCCTGCCGGGCGAAGACGGCCTGAGTCTGATCCGTCGTTGGCGTGCCAACCAGATGAAATTGCCCATTCTGGTGCTGACAGCCCGTGAAAGCTGGCAAGATAAGGTCGCGGTGCTGGAGGCCGGAGCCGATGACTACGTCACTAAACCTTTCCATCTGGAAGAGGTGATTGCCCGTATGCAAGCCCTGATGCGTCGTAACAGTGGCCTGGCTTCACAAGTGATCGTCCTGCCGCCCTTCCAGATCGATCTTTCACGCCGCGAACTGAGCGTAAATGAACAGCAGATCAAACTGACGGCGTTTGAGTACACTATTATTGAAACGCTGATCCGTAACGCCGGTAAAGTGGTAAGCAAAGATTCGCTGATGTTGCAACTCTACCCGGATGCGGAATTGCGTGAGAGCCATACCATCGACGTGCTAATGGGCCGCCTGCGTAAAAAGCTGCAGGCTGAATATCCGCAGGAAGTGATCACCACCGTACGTGGGCAGGGTTATCGTTTCGATACTAAGTGA
- the pepT gene encoding peptidase T produces the protein MDKLLDRFFNYVSFDTQAKANVKHVPSTDGQLKLARALQQEMIELGFERVSLSGNGCLMGTLPSNVTWPVPAIGFISHLDTSPDFSGKHVAPQVVENYRGGDIALGIGDEVLSPVMFPILHQMLGQTLITTDGKTLLGADDKAGIAEILTAMVRLKQQKIPHGDIRVAFTPDEEVGKGAHYFDVEAFNAEWAYTVDGGGVGELECENFNAASVTVKIVGNNVHPGSAKGVMVNALSLATRFHHALPADETPENTEGYEGFYHLGSIKGNVERAEMHYILRDFERDGFEARKRMMITTAQKVGRGLPRDCYIEVAIEDSYYNMREQVAEHPHVIALAQQAMRDCDIEPIMKPIRGGTDGAQLSFKGLPCPNLFTGGYNFHGKHEFITLEGMEQAVAVIMRIATLAAERAQK, from the coding sequence ATGGATAAACTACTTGATCGCTTTTTTAACTACGTCTCTTTTGACACACAGGCGAAAGCGAACGTCAAACATGTGCCGAGTACTGATGGGCAACTGAAGCTGGCGCGTGCGTTGCAGCAGGAAATGATTGAACTGGGGTTTGAAAGGGTCTCACTGAGCGGGAATGGCTGCCTGATGGGGACATTACCCAGTAATGTGACCTGGCCGGTTCCGGCTATCGGGTTTATTTCTCATCTTGATACCTCACCTGATTTTTCTGGTAAGCATGTGGCTCCCCAGGTAGTGGAAAATTACCGTGGGGGTGATATTGCCTTGGGTATCGGTGATGAAGTGTTATCGCCGGTCATGTTTCCGATCCTGCATCAGATGTTAGGGCAAACGCTGATCACCACCGACGGTAAAACCTTATTGGGTGCGGATGATAAAGCCGGGATTGCGGAAATCCTTACCGCTATGGTGCGGTTGAAACAGCAGAAAATCCCTCACGGCGATATCCGTGTGGCCTTCACGCCGGATGAAGAAGTGGGTAAAGGCGCGCATTACTTCGATGTTGAGGCGTTTAATGCCGAGTGGGCCTACACCGTTGATGGCGGCGGCGTGGGGGAGCTGGAGTGTGAGAACTTCAATGCGGCATCGGTCACGGTGAAAATCGTGGGTAATAATGTGCATCCTGGCAGCGCCAAAGGGGTGATGGTAAATGCACTGTCGCTGGCTACGCGCTTCCATCATGCGTTGCCTGCGGATGAAACACCGGAAAATACCGAGGGCTATGAAGGTTTCTACCACCTTGGCAGCATCAAGGGCAACGTGGAACGTGCCGAGATGCACTACATACTGCGTGATTTTGAGCGTGATGGCTTTGAGGCGCGCAAGCGCATGATGATTACCACCGCGCAAAAGGTTGGCCGCGGGTTACCACGTGATTGTTATATAGAAGTCGCGATCGAAGATAGCTATTACAACATGCGTGAGCAGGTGGCCGAGCACCCCCATGTGATTGCACTGGCGCAGCAGGCCATGCGTGATTGTGATATTGAACCGATCATGAAGCCGATTCGTGGCGGTACGGACGGAGCCCAGTTGTCATTTAAAGGATTACCGTGCCCAAATCTGTTTACCGGCGGCTATAACTTCCATGGTAAACATGAGTTTATCACTCTCGAAGGGATGGAACAGGCGGTCGCGGTGATTATGCGTATTGCCACGCTGGCCGCAGAACGAGCGCAAAAATAG
- a CDS encoding nucleoside permease, whose product MKHPHLKLSVMMFIEWFIWGAWFVPLWQYLNKLGFTPGEIAWSYSSTAIAAILSPVLVGVIADRYFAAQKVLGWLHLVGGGLMFIIAWQTTFASFFPLLVVYAVTYMPTVALTNSIAFANINDAEKEFPRIRVLGTLGWIASGLVIGFMLPPLLGLGNISDSNLPLIITGIASIALGLYSFGLPNTPAKGSGPVDIKALLGLNALGLLKDRSFATFALCSFLFCMPLAFYYQFANGYLTQVGLPNATGWMTLGQVSEIFAMLALPLLLKRYGIKKVLMLGFVTAAIRYVFFIYGGTADVWAYSMLFLGILLHGVSYDFYFVTGYIYVDKKAPPHMRTAAQGLITLICQGLGSFIGNWLGGRAMTTFALEQPRDGMTFDWFAVWGVGAVMVVAVMLLFMLFFRERSDSITPIAVTRT is encoded by the coding sequence ATGAAACATCCTCATCTGAAGCTGTCTGTCATGATGTTTATCGAATGGTTTATCTGGGGAGCGTGGTTTGTTCCCCTCTGGCAATATCTGAACAAGTTGGGCTTTACGCCGGGAGAAATAGCCTGGTCGTATAGCAGCACGGCAATTGCGGCGATCCTCTCGCCGGTACTGGTCGGGGTCATAGCCGATCGCTACTTTGCTGCACAAAAAGTCTTGGGCTGGTTGCATCTGGTGGGGGGAGGGCTGATGTTTATTATCGCCTGGCAAACCACCTTTGCCAGTTTCTTCCCCTTGCTGGTGGTTTATGCCGTCACCTATATGCCGACTGTGGCTCTGACCAACAGTATTGCTTTTGCCAATATCAACGATGCGGAAAAAGAGTTTCCGCGCATTCGCGTGCTCGGCACCTTGGGCTGGATCGCTTCTGGCTTGGTGATTGGTTTTATGCTGCCGCCATTACTGGGATTAGGCAATATTTCCGACAGTAACCTGCCATTGATCATTACCGGAATTGCTTCGATCGCGTTGGGCCTGTACAGCTTTGGGTTGCCCAATACGCCAGCCAAAGGCTCCGGACCGGTGGATATCAAGGCGTTGCTGGGCCTGAACGCGCTTGGCCTGCTGAAAGATCGTTCATTTGCCACCTTTGCCCTGTGCTCGTTCCTGTTTTGTATGCCGCTGGCATTTTATTACCAGTTTGCCAACGGTTACTTGACGCAGGTTGGTCTGCCAAATGCCACCGGTTGGATGACGTTGGGGCAGGTATCTGAAATCTTTGCCATGTTGGCGTTGCCGCTGCTGCTTAAACGTTATGGCATCAAGAAAGTACTGATGCTGGGTTTTGTCACAGCGGCAATCCGCTACGTGTTCTTTATCTATGGAGGCACGGCCGATGTCTGGGCCTACAGCATGCTGTTCCTGGGCATTCTGTTACACGGTGTCAGCTACGATTTCTATTTTGTGACCGGCTATATCTACGTGGATAAAAAAGCGCCACCGCATATGCGCACCGCTGCTCAGGGTTTGATTACCTTGATTTGCCAAGGGCTGGGCAGCTTTATCGGCAACTGGCTGGGGGGACGGGCGATGACGACGTTTGCCCTGGAACAACCCCGTGATGGCATGACGTTTGATTGGTTTGCCGTGTGGGGCGTGGGGGCAGTGATGGTCGTGGCAG